From the genome of Polyangiaceae bacterium, one region includes:
- a CDS encoding Sun protein produces MSNARQVAERVLSRVWGSDAFAAAVLDAEIGRMAGMDPRDGALATELVYGVLRTQQALESRLLGLTKTGRIDLPEAARAHLLMAAYSICFLDRIPTFAAVNEAVSGIAATGDARAASFANAILRKLATTIDTEGRPSLSEAVAASAPGWLRGALRRSLGRREAEAYLAAGPVPPPIGLSLRMNEDRAAWMSELRKACPDASFEPGKASPRAILVRGAGDVRRLAGAGKAWIVQEEGAQVVALALGARTGDRVLDACAGRGNKTWILADAVGQTGAVDAADLYASKLERLRETPFGQSVRQTFAVDWSIENPTGAIPPHDYDRVLVDAPCSGTGTLRRRPEIALHRSADDVTRLSELQTAIVRNAALHVKPQGKLVYAVCSVLREESENVVEKLVEKPLDNGMTLAPAAFDSDILRSLAPEGATTMRLLPHVQGTDGYFLANFEVKPRGCT; encoded by the coding sequence ATGAGTAACGCGCGGCAAGTCGCAGAGCGCGTGCTTTCGCGCGTGTGGGGCTCGGATGCGTTTGCTGCCGCGGTGCTCGACGCCGAGATCGGTCGAATGGCGGGTATGGATCCGCGCGATGGCGCGCTTGCCACCGAGCTCGTCTATGGTGTGCTACGCACGCAGCAGGCGCTCGAATCGCGCCTCTTGGGGCTCACGAAAACGGGACGAATCGATTTGCCCGAGGCTGCTCGGGCGCATTTACTGATGGCCGCGTATTCGATATGCTTTTTGGATCGGATACCGACATTTGCAGCGGTGAACGAAGCGGTTTCTGGAATCGCTGCGACGGGTGATGCGCGCGCTGCATCATTTGCGAATGCAATTTTACGCAAGTTGGCCACGACCATCGACACGGAGGGGCGACCATCGCTATCGGAAGCCGTTGCGGCATCGGCGCCGGGTTGGCTTCGCGGTGCATTGCGACGATCGCTCGGACGGCGGGAAGCGGAGGCTTATCTTGCGGCGGGGCCCGTACCGCCACCCATTGGTTTGTCGCTGCGAATGAATGAAGACCGCGCAGCATGGATGTCGGAGCTGCGAAAAGCGTGTCCGGATGCATCATTCGAGCCGGGAAAAGCATCGCCGCGGGCCATTCTGGTGCGCGGAGCGGGGGACGTGCGGCGGCTTGCTGGCGCAGGGAAAGCGTGGATCGTGCAGGAAGAAGGCGCGCAAGTCGTGGCGCTCGCGCTCGGGGCGCGCACGGGCGATCGGGTGCTCGATGCGTGCGCGGGCCGAGGAAACAAGACGTGGATATTGGCGGATGCGGTGGGACAAACGGGGGCCGTGGATGCTGCTGATTTGTATGCCTCGAAGCTCGAACGATTGCGCGAAACGCCTTTTGGTCAATCCGTACGACAAACCTTTGCCGTGGATTGGTCGATTGAGAATCCTACGGGAGCGATACCGCCGCATGATTACGATCGAGTGCTCGTGGATGCGCCGTGTTCGGGCACGGGAACGTTGCGACGGCGGCCGGAAATTGCATTGCATCGGAGCGCGGACGATGTGACTCGTTTGTCTGAATTGCAGACGGCGATCGTGCGGAATGCTGCATTGCACGTCAAGCCGCAGGGAAAGCTCGTGTATGCCGTGTGTAGCGTTTTGCGCGAAGAATCGGAAAACGTCGTGGAAAAGCTCGTGGAAAAGCCGCTTGATAATGGCATGACGCTGGCGCCGGCGGCCTTCGATTCGGACATTTTGCGATCACTTGCTCCGGAGGGCGCGACGACGATGCGCCTGTTGCCGCACGTGCAAGGCACCGACGGGTACTTTTTGGCAAATTTTGAAGTGAAACCACGAGGTTGCACATGA
- a CDS encoding glycosyltransferase family 4 protein — MRVLIVSYSFPPAGGVGVQRVAKLVKYLPDFGVEPMVLTAKNPSVPIEDANLLRDIPERTVVVRTRTLEPSYKAKAKVWRDAAKPNPVRRAIARLASRFFVPDPQILWLPSAAPELRRLSAAADVVLVSAPPFSPFLLGPLARVPFVLDYRDEWRMAASYEMHDGPWATRIIDQLEPALARRAAMIVTATDEFRQNLLQRIPQLDPDRVVTITNGYDPDDFESIAHEPPPPRHAPLQKFVMTYAGTTFRHTSPKAFLAALRILQERDPAILSRLDVRFVGRIVPTEEALFNENPLPCVRRTGVLPREQALRMLAQSHVALLILDAVPGAESMYPAKIFEIMHLRRPLLALAPQGAISRLIENHNLGIVVNPRDPVAIADAIGRYVRAFEQGEIIGPASPIDIERYNRRAIAGQFAEALRSVALRHKSIPSEANF, encoded by the coding sequence GTGAGAGTGCTCATCGTGTCGTACTCATTTCCGCCGGCTGGTGGGGTAGGCGTCCAACGCGTCGCCAAACTCGTCAAATACCTGCCGGACTTTGGTGTCGAGCCGATGGTGCTCACGGCGAAAAATCCGTCCGTTCCCATTGAAGATGCCAACCTGCTTCGCGACATTCCGGAACGCACCGTGGTCGTTCGCACGCGGACGCTCGAGCCGAGCTACAAGGCCAAAGCCAAGGTTTGGCGGGACGCAGCAAAACCAAACCCTGTTCGTCGAGCGATTGCTCGTTTGGCGAGTCGATTTTTCGTTCCTGATCCGCAAATATTGTGGTTGCCGTCGGCGGCGCCGGAGCTGCGTCGGCTTTCGGCGGCTGCGGATGTCGTGCTCGTCAGCGCGCCACCGTTTTCGCCGTTTTTGCTCGGGCCGCTCGCTCGGGTTCCGTTTGTCTTGGATTATCGCGACGAATGGCGCATGGCTGCGTCGTATGAAATGCATGATGGACCTTGGGCGACGCGTATCATCGATCAGCTCGAGCCGGCGCTCGCGCGCCGTGCCGCCATGATCGTCACGGCGACCGACGAATTCCGGCAGAATCTCTTGCAGCGGATTCCTCAATTGGATCCGGACCGAGTCGTTACCATTACGAACGGCTACGATCCGGATGACTTTGAATCCATCGCCCATGAACCGCCGCCTCCACGTCATGCGCCCTTACAAAAGTTTGTCATGACGTACGCGGGGACGACCTTTCGTCATACATCGCCAAAGGCATTTTTGGCGGCGCTGCGCATTTTGCAGGAGCGCGATCCGGCCATTTTGTCGCGTCTCGACGTGCGCTTCGTCGGACGTATCGTGCCGACGGAAGAGGCCCTCTTCAACGAAAATCCATTGCCATGTGTTCGTCGGACGGGCGTTCTTCCGCGCGAGCAGGCACTGCGGATGCTCGCTCAGAGCCACGTGGCGCTCTTGATTCTGGATGCCGTGCCCGGCGCGGAATCGATGTACCCTGCAAAAATATTCGAGATCATGCACCTGCGCAGGCCGCTTCTCGCGCTTGCTCCGCAGGGTGCAATCAGCCGTCTCATCGAAAACCATAATTTGGGCATCGTGGTAAATCCGCGCGATCCGGTGGCCATTGCCGACGCCATCGGGCGGTACGTGCGCGCATTCGAGCAGGGGGAGATCATTGGTCCGGCGAGTCCCATCGATATCGAGCGGTACAATCGCCGCGCGATTGCGGGGCAGTTTGCCGAAGCATTACGCAGCGTTGCGCTCAGGCACAAATCGATTCCGTCGGAAGCAAACTTCTAG
- a CDS encoding serine/threonine protein kinase yields MSSSNESTNITVGTASVSNMDVDKANEKVVDKAEDRARAIIGTVISGRYRIVDLIATGGMGAVYLGEHVHMHKRIAVKILHPEVDEQPEIVARFEREAVVGAHVRHPNIANATDFGKLDDGAYFLVLDYIEGRNLGDLICDGPMPVDRVVRIAKQLAGALAAAHALGIVHRDMKPRNIMLDKNMVPHLIDFGFAKMSADKLPLTATRETRPASRLTGVGVIFGTIRYLAPESAHGMDAVDERADLYALGVIMYEMLAGKHPFDSTDPVEMFNHHRVTLPPPFSERAPGVNVPSELDGIIRKLLEKDPYERYQTAKELVDALEVLPFGHEPEEKRKSAPPPTPPAPAVEGDSEKLVAPSKPASTTTKKKKKKSAKAKPAANGLTYALAVIAVLAVAAAVFFAMR; encoded by the coding sequence ATGTCCTCGAGCAACGAAAGCACGAACATCACCGTCGGCACCGCGAGCGTGTCGAACATGGACGTCGACAAGGCCAACGAGAAAGTCGTCGACAAGGCCGAGGATCGTGCACGAGCGATCATCGGCACCGTCATTTCCGGTCGATATCGCATCGTCGATCTCATCGCGACGGGTGGCATGGGTGCCGTGTATCTCGGCGAGCACGTGCACATGCACAAGCGCATCGCCGTGAAGATTTTGCATCCCGAGGTCGATGAACAACCGGAGATCGTCGCTCGGTTCGAACGTGAGGCCGTGGTGGGTGCGCACGTGCGTCATCCGAACATCGCGAATGCGACCGACTTCGGAAAACTCGATGATGGCGCGTACTTTCTCGTGCTCGACTACATCGAGGGGCGGAACCTCGGTGACTTGATTTGCGACGGTCCCATGCCCGTGGATCGCGTCGTTCGCATTGCAAAACAGCTTGCGGGAGCGCTCGCAGCGGCGCACGCACTCGGGATCGTCCATCGCGACATGAAGCCTCGCAACATCATGCTCGACAAGAACATGGTGCCCCACCTCATCGACTTCGGGTTTGCCAAGATGAGCGCGGACAAACTTCCGCTCACGGCAACACGCGAAACACGACCGGCATCACGTCTCACGGGTGTTGGCGTCATTTTTGGAACGATCAGGTATCTCGCGCCCGAATCCGCGCACGGAATGGATGCGGTCGACGAACGAGCCGATCTTTATGCGCTCGGGGTCATCATGTACGAAATGCTCGCGGGCAAGCATCCATTCGATTCGACCGATCCTGTCGAAATGTTCAATCATCATCGCGTGACCTTGCCGCCGCCCTTTTCGGAGCGTGCGCCGGGCGTGAATGTGCCGTCCGAGCTCGACGGTATCATTCGGAAATTGCTCGAAAAGGATCCGTACGAGCGGTATCAGACGGCAAAAGAGCTCGTCGACGCGCTCGAGGTTTTGCCGTTTGGCCACGAACCGGAAGAAAAACGGAAATCGGCACCGCCTCCGACACCGCCCGCGCCAGCCGTGGAGGGCGATTCGGAAAAGCTGGTGGCGCCATCGAAGCCGGCATCGACGACCACGAAGAAGAAAAAGAAGAAGTCGGCGAAAGCGAAACCTGCGGCGAATGGTCTCACGTATGCGCTGGCCGTGATTGCGGTGCTTGCGGTGGCCGCGGCGGTGTTTTTTGCGATGCGGTAA
- a CDS encoding DUF433 domain-containing protein, whose protein sequence is MTLIAPRISIDPSIRGGRPVIAGTRVPVALLVGKVATGMTPTEVADEYGVAREDVLAALAYAAQLVADEEVRMAS, encoded by the coding sequence ATGACACTCATCGCGCCCCGAATTTCAATTGATCCTTCAATTCGTGGCGGGCGTCCCGTCATCGCTGGCACGCGTGTTCCCGTCGCCCTGCTTGTCGGGAAGGTTGCTACAGGTATGACGCCTACCGAGGTTGCGGATGAATACGGCGTTGCTCGTGAAGATGTGCTTGCGGCTCTTGCGTATGCCGCCCAGCTCGTGGCCGATGAAGAAGTTCGAATGGCATCGTGA
- the gor gene encoding glutathione-disulfide reductase → MTTTYDFDLFTIGAGSGGVAGSRRAASYGARVAICESRRVGGTCVLRGCVPKKLLVYGSHIAEELEDARGFGWTIGEHRLDWMELIERKNRELDRLNGIYVRMLRDAGVQIIEGHAKVLDPHTVEVDGTKYSARYILVATGSRPVRPNIPGAELGISSDEALDLPYVPKRALIVGGGYIAVEFACIWRAAGSDVTVALRGDNVLRGFDDDVRESVTEGMTKRGICVLRETLVRSLERTDTGTLSVRLAGGEIIETDVVLFATGRTPNTENVGLDAVGVRMSAVGAIEVDSYSMTSVPSIFAVGDVTNRINLTPVAIAEARAVAETLFHNRPTEMDHLNVPCAVFSQPPVGAVGLTEAQARAHVGKIDVYRARFRPMKHTLSGRDERTMMKLVVDRATQRVVGAHMVGSDAPEIIQGVAIAIQCGATKAQFDRTVGIHPTAAEEFVTMRDPVPDRDDLEAE, encoded by the coding sequence ATGACGACGACCTACGATTTCGATCTGTTCACGATTGGCGCTGGTTCGGGGGGAGTTGCGGGCAGCCGGCGAGCGGCGTCGTATGGGGCGCGCGTGGCGATATGCGAATCGCGTCGCGTGGGCGGCACGTGCGTGCTGCGCGGGTGCGTCCCGAAAAAGCTGCTGGTGTACGGATCGCACATTGCGGAAGAATTGGAAGATGCGCGTGGGTTTGGCTGGACAATTGGCGAACATCGACTCGATTGGATGGAGCTCATCGAGAGAAAGAACCGCGAGCTCGATCGGTTGAATGGAATTTACGTGCGCATGCTGCGTGACGCCGGCGTGCAGATCATCGAAGGACACGCCAAGGTTCTCGATCCGCATACGGTCGAGGTCGATGGGACGAAGTATTCCGCGCGGTACATTTTGGTAGCAACGGGGAGCCGTCCCGTGAGGCCCAACATTCCGGGTGCCGAATTGGGGATTTCCTCCGATGAAGCATTGGATTTGCCGTACGTGCCGAAACGAGCGCTCATTGTGGGGGGCGGATACATCGCCGTGGAATTCGCGTGCATTTGGCGAGCGGCTGGTAGTGATGTGACGGTGGCTTTGCGCGGTGACAATGTGCTTCGCGGATTCGATGACGACGTGCGCGAAAGCGTCACGGAAGGAATGACGAAGCGAGGCATTTGCGTTTTGCGAGAAACGCTGGTTCGAAGTTTGGAACGAACGGATACCGGTACGTTATCGGTTCGGCTTGCGGGCGGAGAAATCATCGAAACCGATGTGGTTCTATTTGCGACAGGGCGCACGCCGAATACGGAAAACGTGGGACTCGATGCGGTGGGCGTGCGAATGAGTGCCGTCGGGGCCATCGAGGTCGATTCTTATTCGATGACGAGTGTGCCGAGCATTTTTGCGGTTGGTGACGTGACGAATCGCATCAACTTGACGCCCGTGGCGATTGCAGAGGCACGTGCCGTTGCCGAAACGTTGTTCCACAACAGACCCACTGAAATGGATCACTTGAACGTTCCGTGTGCCGTATTTTCGCAGCCGCCGGTGGGTGCCGTGGGCCTCACGGAGGCTCAGGCGCGGGCGCACGTGGGCAAAATCGACGTGTACCGTGCTCGATTCAGACCGATGAAGCACACGTTATCGGGGCGTGACGAACGCACGATGATGAAGCTCGTGGTGGACCGCGCAACGCAAAGGGTGGTCGGGGCGCATATGGTGGGCAGTGATGCGCCGGAAATCATTCAAGGCGTAGCGATAGCGATTCAATGTGGAGCGACCAAGGCGCAATTCGATCGCACGGTGGGTATTCACCCGACAGCGGCGGAAGAATTCGTGACGATGCGGGATCCCGTGCCGGATAGGGATGATTTGGAGGCGGAGTAG
- a CDS encoding DUF5615 family PIN-like protein: MTMRFLVDEDLPRSLARALRAGGFDAEDVRDVGLRGCSDAEVYRFAVTHQRAVITADLGFADVRTYPLGTHAGIIVTRYPNETPITDLNAAILNAIRSLLEDDLRGALVVVEPHRIRIRRIT, from the coding sequence GTGACAATGCGATTTCTCGTGGACGAGGATTTGCCGCGGTCGCTTGCCAGAGCATTACGAGCGGGCGGCTTTGATGCCGAAGACGTTCGAGATGTCGGACTTCGTGGGTGCAGCGACGCTGAAGTGTACCGATTCGCCGTAACACACCAGCGCGCGGTCATCACGGCTGATCTTGGTTTTGCAGACGTGCGCACGTATCCGCTCGGTACACACGCTGGAATAATCGTCACACGCTATCCAAACGAGACCCCAATTACGGACTTGAATGCAGCCATATTGAATGCAATTAGATCGTTACTTGAAGACGATCTTCGAGGTGCGCTCGTGGTCGTTGAGCCTCACCGGATCCGCATTCGCCGCATCACATAG
- a CDS encoding NADPH:quinone oxidoreductase family protein, with product MKAVVCKKFGPPEDLVIEELDEPTPAKGQVVVQVHAASLNFPDLLIIENKYQFKPTLPFSPGGEVSGIVASVGEGVRSVKPGDRVVAWAPFGCFAEKVAFDEAMVIPIPEGISFEAASTLLIAYGTTYHALVDRAELKKGETLAVLGAAGGVGLAAVEMGKLLGARVIACASSQEKLAVCQSRGADALVDTSREDVRERLKALAPAGVDVVYDPVGGALSEMALRAMSWKGRFLVIGFAAGEIPKIPLNLVLLKGCSIVGVFWGAFTSKETTRYREGLAELFAWVQNGALVPRIAGTYKLEDAPRALREMAARKVIGKLVLVTDSRA from the coding sequence ATGAAGGCGGTTGTTTGCAAAAAGTTCGGCCCACCGGAAGACCTCGTCATCGAAGAGCTCGACGAACCGACGCCAGCAAAGGGGCAGGTCGTCGTCCAAGTTCATGCGGCGTCCCTCAATTTCCCTGATCTTTTGATCATCGAAAACAAGTACCAATTCAAGCCAACGTTGCCATTTTCTCCGGGCGGCGAGGTCAGTGGTATCGTGGCTTCCGTGGGCGAAGGCGTTCGTAGCGTAAAACCCGGCGATCGTGTCGTCGCTTGGGCGCCTTTTGGATGTTTCGCCGAAAAAGTCGCATTCGACGAAGCGATGGTCATTCCCATCCCCGAGGGCATTTCCTTCGAGGCTGCTTCGACGCTGCTCATTGCGTATGGAACGACGTACCATGCTCTCGTGGACCGGGCCGAGCTGAAAAAAGGTGAAACACTCGCGGTGCTCGGCGCGGCGGGTGGCGTTGGCCTTGCTGCGGTCGAAATGGGAAAGCTTCTTGGCGCGCGCGTCATTGCTTGCGCGTCATCCCAAGAAAAACTCGCCGTCTGCCAATCTCGCGGTGCGGATGCCCTCGTCGATACGTCGCGCGAAGACGTGCGTGAGCGATTGAAAGCGCTTGCTCCTGCGGGCGTCGACGTCGTTTATGATCCCGTGGGGGGTGCCCTGTCCGAAATGGCCTTGCGCGCGATGTCATGGAAAGGGCGGTTTCTCGTGATTGGGTTTGCCGCGGGAGAGATCCCCAAAATTCCCCTGAACCTGGTCTTGCTCAAGGGCTGCAGCATTGTCGGCGTTTTTTGGGGCGCTTTTACGTCGAAGGAAACGACGCGATATCGAGAAGGTTTGGCGGAGTTATTCGCGTGGGTGCAAAACGGTGCGCTCGTGCCTCGAATTGCGGGAACCTACAAGCTCGAAGACGCGCCGCGGGCGCTCCGAGAGATGGCAGCGCGAAAGGTCATCGGTAAGCTCGTGCTGGTGACGGACTCGAGAGCGTAG
- the rseP gene encoding RIP metalloprotease RseP, with the protein MDLLYFALLCSVLIFVHELGHFVWAKIFGVKVLTFSIGFGPKVFRLRGRETEYCIGLLPLGGFVKMLEENRQEPVLPEDRARTFESQALWKRVIIVMAGPAMNVLFPVLLYFSVFIGETRFTPPTVGFVLPGHPAEGKLLPGDRVLAVDGEHISTFAELARIIAKSPGRDLRLTVFRNTEHVEVVVVPEEKVIHKPLDIVDTVGEIGIKPNRPAAVVGISRPDSPAYRAGLRTFDLVTEVRGRPVKTFADLELALFDNHGETVPVTYLRPVKVPRALGGMADMAVYESGVAALSPESTPGDLLMRTGIEDADLYVFDVAEGSAEWNADMRPGDRIVEVDQTEVTAWATFLEKLFAAPDRPHMVTWLRNGQKKSGTILLRREDWIDEYGQRRPRYFVRAANWSPVVPEPVVEHASLVSFALKSALAETYDVIRFIVVGIVRIAEGRVSISTLGGPITVYDLVGEEGSKGASYFVWAMAVISINLGLVNLLPIPVLDGGHLLFFLFEAISRRPLPLRVREIASLMGLCVLVALMAVAFKNDVERRWDVIQGQVRELVDE; encoded by the coding sequence GTGGACCTTCTCTACTTCGCTCTGCTCTGTTCGGTGCTCATCTTCGTGCACGAGCTCGGGCATTTTGTGTGGGCCAAAATCTTCGGCGTGAAAGTCCTCACGTTCTCGATCGGTTTCGGCCCGAAGGTGTTTCGGCTTCGCGGACGTGAGACGGAATATTGCATCGGCCTCTTGCCGCTTGGCGGTTTCGTCAAGATGCTCGAGGAAAATCGGCAGGAGCCGGTGTTGCCCGAGGATCGAGCGCGTACGTTCGAATCGCAGGCGTTGTGGAAACGCGTCATCATCGTGATGGCCGGACCTGCAATGAACGTGCTTTTCCCGGTGCTGCTTTACTTTTCGGTGTTCATCGGAGAAACACGGTTCACGCCGCCCACGGTGGGTTTCGTTTTACCTGGCCACCCTGCGGAAGGCAAATTGCTTCCGGGTGACCGAGTGCTCGCGGTCGATGGCGAGCACATTTCGACGTTTGCCGAATTGGCGCGCATCATCGCGAAGAGCCCGGGTCGAGATTTGCGGCTGACGGTTTTTCGCAACACCGAACACGTCGAAGTGGTCGTGGTGCCCGAAGAAAAGGTCATTCACAAGCCTCTCGACATCGTCGACACGGTTGGGGAAATTGGAATCAAGCCGAATCGACCGGCGGCGGTCGTCGGCATATCGCGGCCGGATTCACCGGCGTATCGAGCGGGTTTGCGCACGTTCGATTTGGTCACCGAAGTTCGTGGTCGCCCGGTAAAAACGTTCGCGGACCTCGAGCTTGCGCTGTTCGACAATCACGGCGAAACCGTCCCCGTGACCTATTTGCGTCCCGTCAAGGTGCCGAGGGCCCTTGGAGGAATGGCCGACATGGCCGTCTACGAATCCGGCGTCGCGGCGCTTTCGCCGGAATCCACGCCCGGCGATCTCCTCATGCGTACGGGAATCGAAGACGCGGATTTGTACGTATTCGACGTCGCGGAGGGTTCGGCGGAATGGAACGCCGACATGCGTCCTGGCGATCGCATCGTCGAGGTCGATCAGACGGAGGTCACCGCGTGGGCCACATTTTTGGAAAAATTGTTTGCCGCGCCGGATCGTCCGCATATGGTCACCTGGCTGCGCAACGGGCAAAAAAAGAGCGGAACGATTCTTTTGCGCCGGGAGGATTGGATTGACGAATATGGCCAGCGTCGTCCAAGGTATTTCGTGCGCGCGGCGAATTGGTCACCCGTCGTGCCCGAACCCGTCGTCGAACACGCGTCGCTCGTGTCTTTTGCATTAAAAAGCGCGCTCGCGGAAACATACGATGTCATTCGATTCATCGTGGTCGGGATCGTGCGTATCGCGGAAGGCCGCGTGAGCATTTCGACGCTCGGCGGGCCCATTACGGTCTACGACCTGGTGGGCGAGGAGGGATCCAAGGGGGCGTCCTATTTCGTCTGGGCGATGGCCGTGATTTCCATCAATCTCGGCCTCGTCAATTTGCTCCCAATTCCCGTGCTGGACGGGGGACATCTGTTGTTTTTCTTGTTCGAGGCGATATCGCGACGACCTCTGCCGCTCCGCGTGCGAGAAATTGCGAGTTTGATGGGCCTTTGTGTACTCGTTGCGCTCATGGCCGTCGCGTTCAAGAATGACGTCGAAAGGCGGTGGGACGTGATTCAGGGCCAAGTGCGGGAGCTCGTCGATGAGTAA
- a CDS encoding serine/threonine protein kinase gives MEGETLDGRYQLHEELGRGGHGVVHRATDLSNGNQVAVKLLRTQIEDDPQYSVRLWREAQSLAALWGSSVVRVHGFGTDPEGTVYMVMEFLIGENLEVHLRDIETFGDKLNVFDVLQTLDPVARALHAAHGMGIIHRDVKPANIFLVSSDQGGGVRLMDFGLAKIMGAEALTAAGMIAGSPTYIAPEMWLAQPFDHRTDVYSFGAVVYRALAGRPPFRGASNEELFLAVTTAPRPKLSSFRPELPEEIDMWVERALAINRDQRYPYVPTLWNELIRILRNARGPSAERVRQTFHLPG, from the coding sequence ATGGAAGGCGAAACGCTCGATGGCCGGTACCAGCTCCATGAAGAGCTAGGACGTGGAGGTCACGGGGTTGTCCATCGAGCGACGGATCTCTCGAACGGCAATCAAGTCGCCGTGAAGCTTCTGCGCACGCAGATCGAAGACGACCCTCAATATTCCGTTCGTCTTTGGCGTGAAGCGCAATCGCTCGCCGCGCTGTGGGGTTCGAGTGTCGTGCGCGTGCATGGATTCGGCACCGATCCCGAAGGCACCGTCTACATGGTGATGGAGTTCTTGATCGGCGAAAACCTCGAAGTGCATTTGCGCGACATCGAAACGTTTGGGGACAAACTAAATGTTTTCGATGTCCTCCAAACACTCGATCCGGTCGCGCGTGCGCTGCATGCGGCGCATGGCATGGGCATCATTCATCGCGACGTGAAGCCCGCGAACATCTTTCTCGTTTCGTCCGATCAAGGCGGTGGTGTGCGGCTCATGGATTTTGGTCTTGCCAAGATCATGGGAGCCGAAGCGCTCACGGCTGCAGGCATGATCGCGGGGTCGCCGACCTACATCGCGCCCGAGATGTGGCTTGCTCAGCCGTTCGATCATCGCACCGACGTCTACTCGTTCGGCGCGGTCGTCTATCGCGCGCTTGCGGGCCGGCCTCCGTTCCGAGGTGCGTCGAATGAAGAACTATTCCTCGCCGTAACGACGGCTCCACGACCGAAGCTTTCTTCGTTCAGGCCCGAGCTTCCCGAAGAGATCGACATGTGGGTCGAGCGTGCGTTGGCGATCAATCGGGACCAGCGTTACCCCTACGTTCCCACCCTGTGGAACGAGCTCATACGCATTCTGCGGAATGCTCGAGGCCCCAGCGCCGAGCGCGTGCGACAAACTTTTCACCTGCCCGGTTGA